A DNA window from Planctomycetota bacterium contains the following coding sequences:
- a CDS encoding sigma-70 family RNA polymerase sigma factor — MRRDRPPGEERELMLRVQAGDPQAFREIFQEYQPGLFNYVYRLSGGDAAVAEDVTQQVFLNFWLHRKEYDLERPLAPLLLTMARNAWVNTVRREGLRRAPPPVEPPTPDTRAERDLERQDLERAVERALAELDEPLREVFVLSRYNGLKYGQIAEMLGISIKTVEARLSRALQELERKLKDYL; from the coding sequence ATGCGGCGCGATCGGCCCCCCGGCGAGGAGCGCGAGCTCATGCTCCGCGTCCAGGCGGGCGATCCTCAGGCCTTCCGCGAAATCTTCCAGGAGTATCAGCCGGGACTCTTCAACTATGTTTACCGCCTGTCCGGCGGCGACGCCGCCGTGGCCGAGGACGTCACCCAGCAGGTATTTCTGAACTTCTGGCTCCACCGCAAGGAGTACGACCTCGAACGGCCTCTGGCGCCTTTGCTTCTGACCATGGCGCGCAACGCCTGGGTGAACACCGTCCGCCGCGAGGGACTCCGGCGGGCGCCCCCGCCCGTGGAACCCCCGACTCCGGATACCCGCGCCGAGCGCGACCTCGAACGCCAGGATCTCGAGCGCGCCGTGGAGCGCGCCCTCGCGGAGCTCGACGAACCCCTCCGCGAAGTTTTCGTCCTGAGCCGCTACAACGGCCTCAAGTACGGGCAGATCGCCGAGATGCTGGGGATCTCGATCAAGACGGTCGAGGCCCGCCTCAGCCGAGCGCTGCAGGAGCTGGAACGCAAACTCAAGGATTATCTCTAA